One Candidatus Binatia bacterium genomic window carries:
- a CDS encoding ABC transporter substrate-binding protein translates to MKKTSIRSRTDRALRAPARSAPRAANGGGGRLYCRVALGAAFLLALVNGGLPARSSAALSPQEVVDETSTRVVSILSNNGLSSEEKRKQIEDIVYQQVDFETLSRLVLAQNWKRLSAAQQEEFMQEFRKHLSVTYGRNIDSYKNERVQIVGGREEARGDYTVLSRIVRGGGSQDIVVDYRLRQREGQWRIIDIIVEGVSLVSNFRSQFQDIIAQGGPQRLIDLLREKNQKGEPLKEEAPIGGHRPS, encoded by the coding sequence ATGAAGAAGACCTCTATCAGATCGAGGACTGATAGGGCGCTGCGAGCGCCGGCGCGAAGCGCTCCGCGGGCGGCGAACGGCGGGGGCGGACGACTGTATTGCCGAGTCGCGCTCGGCGCCGCGTTCCTGCTGGCCCTCGTCAACGGCGGGCTGCCGGCACGCAGCTCCGCCGCCCTCAGCCCCCAGGAAGTGGTCGACGAGACCAGCACGAGGGTGGTGTCCATCCTCAGCAACAACGGCCTGTCGTCGGAAGAGAAGCGCAAACAGATCGAAGACATCGTCTACCAACAGGTCGATTTCGAAACCCTGTCGCGCCTGGTGCTGGCGCAGAACTGGAAGCGACTCTCCGCGGCGCAACAAGAGGAGTTCATGCAGGAGTTCCGCAAGCACCTGTCGGTTACCTACGGGCGCAACATCGATAGCTACAAGAACGAACGGGTGCAGATCGTCGGTGGACGCGAGGAGGCGCGCGGCGACTACACGGTCCTCAGCCGAATCGTCCGCGGCGGCGGTTCCCAGGACATCGTCGTCGACTATCGCCTGCGACAACGGGAAGGCCAGTGGCGGATCATCGACATCATCGTCGAGGGAGTCAGCCTGGTGTCGAATTTCCGCTCGCAGTTCCAGGACATCATCGCGCAGGGCGGCCCGCAGAGGCTTATCGATTTGCTGCGGGAGAAGAACCAGAAGGGCGAACCCCTGAAAGAGGAAGCGCCGATCGGCGGCCACCGCCCCTCGTAG
- a CDS encoding VacJ family lipoprotein — MTRGGGAWWWLTLGLALVTLNGCAASRTRPDYDPLESLNRKVFWFNDTLDVYAMEPAARVWHWALPDLAERSISNFFANVLFPIEAGNCVLQLKPVAFAKSAGRFVVNTTVGVVGFFDPATGWGLERQREDFGQTLGYWGLAPGAYVVLPVLGPSNPRDMAGLVGDYLMSVYPFFIGDFWFYATTATAVNFVNARAQFLEEIENARAASLDYYTFVRNAYFQRRRALIDDSTEPARKETDYEEDLYQIED; from the coding sequence ATGACGAGGGGGGGCGGGGCCTGGTGGTGGTTGACCCTCGGACTTGCGTTGGTGACACTGAACGGGTGCGCGGCAAGCCGAACGCGACCCGACTACGACCCGCTCGAATCGTTGAACCGAAAGGTGTTCTGGTTCAACGACACCCTGGACGTCTACGCCATGGAACCGGCGGCGAGGGTGTGGCACTGGGCGCTGCCGGATCTGGCGGAGCGGTCGATCTCGAACTTCTTTGCCAACGTCCTCTTCCCGATCGAGGCGGGCAACTGCGTTCTCCAGCTCAAGCCCGTCGCGTTCGCGAAGAGCGCGGGCCGGTTCGTGGTGAATACGACAGTCGGCGTGGTGGGCTTCTTCGACCCGGCCACCGGATGGGGGCTCGAGCGACAGCGCGAGGACTTCGGGCAAACCCTCGGCTACTGGGGCCTCGCGCCCGGCGCGTACGTTGTCCTCCCGGTGCTTGGGCCGTCGAATCCGCGCGACATGGCCGGCCTCGTCGGCGATTACCTGATGAGCGTGTACCCGTTCTTCATCGGCGACTTCTGGTTTTACGCCACTACGGCGACGGCGGTGAACTTCGTCAACGCCCGGGCGCAGTTCCTCGAAGAGATCGAAAACGCCCGGGCCGCCTCGCTCGACTACTACACGTTCGTCCGCAACGCATACTTCCAGCGGCGGCGGGCGCTGATCGACGATTCCACGGAACCTGCGCGGAAGGAAACCGATTATGAAGAAGACCTCTATCAGATCGAGGACTGA
- the mlaD gene encoding outer membrane lipid asymmetry maintenance protein MlaD → MSRSSTRDLLVGLFVLAGLGAIAYLSFSVAGFGRNSNGGLILFASFDQTGGLKPRAPVEIAGVKVGQVSSITLDKNSRARVELNLDASLQLPVDTTASIMTAGILGDRFVSLQVGGDDQTLRSGEEIGFTESAVLLERLIGKLVHNVNVGGNDGKEKKE, encoded by the coding sequence ATGAGCCGATCCTCGACGCGCGACCTGCTGGTCGGGCTTTTCGTGCTGGCCGGTCTCGGCGCCATAGCTTACCTGTCCTTCAGTGTCGCCGGCTTCGGGCGTAATTCGAACGGTGGCCTCATCCTGTTCGCATCCTTCGATCAGACCGGCGGCCTGAAGCCGCGGGCTCCGGTCGAAATCGCCGGGGTGAAGGTTGGCCAGGTGTCGTCGATCACCTTGGACAAGAACTCGCGGGCGCGCGTCGAACTCAACCTGGACGCGAGCCTGCAACTGCCGGTCGATACCACGGCATCCATCATGACCGCGGGTATCCTCGGCGATCGCTTCGTCTCGCTGCAGGTCGGCGGCGACGATCAGACTCTGCGCTCCGGCGAGGAGATCGGCTTCACCGAGTCGGCCGTGCTCCTCGAACGCCTGATCGGCAAGCTCGTCCACAACGTCAACGTCGGCGGGAACGATGGGAAGGAAAAGAAAGAATGA
- a CDS encoding MlaE family lipid ABC transporter permease subunit, with amino-acid sequence MTTFVHDLGWATLRFVDDLGRMAVFAAHIVRSVITPPIRLRPFVDEIFKLGVLSLVIICVSGVAVGMVLGLQGYNTLVRFGATESLGAVVGLSLIRELGPVLTALLTTGRAGSATTAEIGTMVATEQLDGLRMMSVDPVHMVVTPKALAMVAVMPLLSALFIVAGLFGGYLVGVGLMGVDSGAYMSGLENAVVFDDDVAGSLLKACVFGVLVGLIATYRGYTTAPTSAGVSAATTSTVVVGSVSILIFDYFITALWGV; translated from the coding sequence ATGACGACGTTCGTTCACGATCTCGGCTGGGCCACGCTGCGATTCGTCGACGACCTCGGGCGGATGGCGGTTTTCGCGGCGCACATCGTGCGGTCGGTGATCACGCCGCCGATCCGGCTGCGGCCGTTTGTCGACGAGATCTTCAAGCTGGGCGTGTTGTCGCTGGTCATCATCTGCGTGAGCGGCGTCGCCGTCGGCATGGTGCTCGGACTGCAAGGCTACAACACGCTGGTTCGCTTCGGCGCCACCGAATCGCTCGGTGCGGTCGTGGGCCTCAGTCTCATCCGAGAGCTGGGGCCCGTACTGACGGCCCTGCTCACGACCGGGCGTGCAGGTTCGGCGACGACGGCAGAGATCGGCACCATGGTGGCCACCGAGCAACTCGACGGCTTGCGGATGATGTCGGTCGACCCGGTGCACATGGTGGTCACACCGAAGGCGCTGGCGATGGTGGCGGTCATGCCTTTGCTCTCGGCCTTGTTCATCGTCGCCGGCCTCTTCGGCGGCTACCTGGTGGGAGTCGGACTGATGGGAGTCGACAGCGGCGCTTACATGAGTGGCCTGGAGAACGCCGTCGTTTTCGACGACGACGTCGCCGGGAGTCTGTTGAAGGCCTGCGTGTTCGGCGTTCTCGTCGGGCTGATTGCAACGTATCGCGGCTACACCACCGCGCCGACGTCGGCGGGGGTAAGTGCGGCGACGACTTCGACGGTGGTGGTGGGTTCCGTGAGCATACTGATCTTCGATTACTTCATTACTGCGCTGTGGGGAGTGTAA
- a CDS encoding ATP-binding cassette domain-containing protein gives MFDRVRMAFGNRTVFKSLSCAFPRGKITVILGGSGSGKSTVLRLIGGLVRPQSGQILVDGEDITRLSERQLFRVRQKLGMMFQGGALLDSLSVFDNLAFPLREHMHLGEPEIAGVVHDCLDAVGLSDVDRLLPGQLSGGMTKRVALARAIIRKPIVLLCDEPFSGLDPISARRIEALLASINDRYRMTMVVVSHHVASTMRMAAHVLALLPDGSFQGTPGELQDSADPRIVSFLREDIDEYLAAVELPVEIAPGAGA, from the coding sequence GTGTTCGACCGGGTCCGCATGGCGTTCGGCAACCGCACCGTGTTCAAGTCGCTCAGTTGCGCGTTCCCGCGCGGCAAGATCACCGTCATTCTCGGCGGCAGCGGCTCGGGCAAGAGCACGGTGCTGCGGCTCATCGGCGGACTGGTCCGCCCGCAGAGCGGGCAGATACTGGTGGACGGCGAGGACATCACGCGGCTTTCGGAACGGCAGTTGTTCAGGGTGCGACAGAAGCTCGGGATGATGTTCCAGGGCGGGGCGCTGCTCGACTCGCTCAGCGTGTTCGACAACCTGGCGTTTCCGCTGCGGGAGCACATGCATCTGGGAGAGCCGGAAATCGCCGGCGTGGTGCACGATTGTCTCGATGCGGTCGGCCTGAGTGACGTCGACCGGCTGCTGCCGGGGCAGCTTTCCGGGGGCATGACCAAGCGCGTGGCGCTCGCCCGCGCCATCATCCGCAAACCGATCGTTCTTCTCTGCGACGAACCGTTCTCGGGCCTCGACCCGATTTCGGCGCGGCGAATCGAGGCTTTACTCGCCAGCATCAACGACCGGTACCGGATGACCATGGTGGTCGTCTCGCATCACGTTGCCTCGACGATGCGCATGGCCGCGCACGTCCTTGCGCTGCTTCCCGACGGCTCGTTTCAGGGCACCCCCGGAGAACTGCAAGACAGTGCCGACCCGCGCATCGTCAGCTTCCTCAGGGAGGACATCGACGAGTATCTCGCCGCGGTGGAGCTTCCCGTGGAGATCGCGCCGGGAGCCGGGGCATGA